The genomic stretch GGCAGCAGCTCGTGCTGTTGAATTCGCAATTCTGACTGCGACCCGTAACCAAGAGGTGAGCGGGGCCCAGTGGCCGGAAATAGATTGGGAGGAGAAAATCTGGTACATCCCAGCAGAACGCATGAAAGCGGGCAAGGCTCACCGGGTACCCCTTACGGAGCAAATGCTCGAGGTGCTACGGCAGCAGGTCGGAAAGCATGACAAATGGATATTTCTCAACTCCTGGCGAACAGGCCCTATTCCCGGCAATGCCATGGCAAGGGTGCTCGATCAGCTCCAGGTCGATGGCGTCGTACCGCATGGGTTCAGATCTACTTTTCGGACGTGGGCCGCGGAAGAAACCGATCACCAGCGAGAGGTTTGCGAAATGGCTCTCGCGCATACCCTCAACAGTAAGGTTGAAGCAGCATATAACCGAGGTGACTTGCTAGATAAACGTCGCGCCCTGATGAAGGATTGGGGGACTTTCTTGTCGCCAACGCTCCCCAGGTGAAAGGTGAGGTATCGGATCTGGTTTCGGAGCTTGCCCCTGATGCTGGGTCGGACCTGGCCAAGGTGCAGCCGGCTGCCTGACGGCTGGGATGATGGGCGCTCCGCAAAGAGCGCCCGAGTAACCAATTTATTCGCTGGCCTGGCCGAAAGAGGTGCCTCGGATATTGTTGGCCTCGTCGCAGATCCGAGCCACCTCCAGCATCGCTTTCAGCGCTCGCTCCTCCGTCTCCCTCGTGGCGAATGCAATCATGAACCCATGCAGCAGGCCGGCGAGCATTGCACCACTGTCCGGAACGTTACGGTTCCCTGCCACGGCGGAAAATTGCTCCAGGAGGGGAGCAGGTGCCTTCAGAAGAAATTCCTGGCCGAGGGATTTTCCGATACTTGCCGCATGGACACACTGGTGAGCCAAGGCTTCTTCAGGCGACATCGGGGTACCGTCATAATGCTCGAATGACGCCTTTACATGGTTGCGACCGTGCATGCCGGCGGCGATGCTTTCAGCTCCCTGACGGATCTTCTCAACTGCAATACTGGCTATGCTGAAGTCCGTTTGCGCTTCATCCATAACCGCGGCCAACAGGCGTTCATCGACGTTTTCAGTGTTATCCATTTGATCCTCCGTTGATAGTTATTTACCTCCATTTCAAGTTCTCATTCAATTGAAAAACCCAAGCTCCCGGTGACCAAACCGAGCTCACAAAAAAGGCCGGGATCACCGGCCTTTTATTCTGGAAGATCAGCGGAAGCGCAAACTCACTGGGTTCGCCATGTCTCGACTACATCAGCGCCATGCTCTTGCTTCCACTCCTTGAGCGTCTTGTGGTTGCCGCCCTTGGTCTCAACGAGCTCACCCGTATTGGGGTTGCGGTAGATCTTGACTGCTCGTTGCGCACGAGGTTTGCCAGGCTGATGGGTAATCTGCTTTCGATAGTCCGGGTCAAGAATCGCGATGATGTCACGCAGGCTCTTGCCATACTCAGACATCAAGGCCCGCAGCTTTTTCTCGAACTCCATCTCTTTCAAAAGGGCTTCATTTCCGCTCAGCTTCTCCAGTCGGTCCTGAAGCTCCTTGATGGCTTCCTCTGTGGCTCGGTACTCGGTGATGAGGGACATCTTGTCTCCTTGGTTTGGGTTTCATGGCCCTGAGCCGTGACGGGGCGCGCCAGGCTTGCTAGGGCTGCTGGTTAGATCATGCCTGCCGATGCAAGGAATGCATAGCCTGCAAGGTATCCGGCGCAAGGCCAGAAGGCGTAAAACTGGATATTGGCGAACAGTTTCTTGTTCATGGCGTCCAGGAGGGCTAAGCCTCCTCCTCCAAACGGTTGATTTCGGCAATTACGCCCTGGATGTTTTCGATCGCAATTTCGGCGGCTTTCCGGGCCTTGCCGAACAGTGATTCCTTTCCTTCAAGCAGGGAGTCGAGGCGGTTGTTCTCGCGCCGGAGCTGCTTAGCAATGGCATCAAAGTCTTCACCCTCGGGAGGTTTCTTGCCCTGGAGCTTGAGTTCCATGGCTTCGGACTGCTTTAACATCAGATCGCGAACAACGGTACGCTGAGTCGCGCTTTGCTCGTCGAAGCCATTGATGCTTTCGAAAACCTTCACGGCTGCTTTCACACTGGACAAGGCTTTGGTGCCTACTTCGGACTTCCCTGCCTTGGTTTGAGTGGCTGCCTGTTGAGTGTTCACGCCAGGTGCAACATCGCTGCTCGAGGGAGCGCTGTTACCACCAGCCTGGACGCCGCGGGCCTCGGCTGTCTTCTCTTCGATACAACCTTCAGTCATCTGATGAGAAACACTCGCCGCACCCTCCAGGGCCTCGTTCGTAGCATCTGCATCATCAGCGGAAGGGATGGACGCGGAGCCACCCTCGCCACCGAAGAGGTTCGGGCCAAAATCCATTACGGTGTCGTCCTGAGGTATTTGCATGTGGGGTACTCCTTTTCTGTTCGGGCTTTAACCTATGAAATCACCCTTCCAGAAAATCCCAACCCTCACGTCTCCTCAGCATATCGGGCCTGCATTTTTGCCTTCACCCGATTCTCCAGCCTCTTTGCTACATCCACAACAAAGGCAAGGAACTGAAGATCGAGGCCTTCTTCAACCTCGTTCATGATGTCGTCGGCAACGCCCTCAGCTTCTCGACCAAATTGCATTCCGGCATCAGCCATTTCGAACAGTAGCTGAGCCGCTGGCTTTCTCTCCGAGGTATAGAAAACGTCCGACTCTTGCTCAATCGCGGCTATTTGGTTAGCCGGCGCATCCTGTGCTGAATCAGCATCTTCATCATCGTCAAGCGGTACCGGCGGAGGCAGGGAAACGTTTTTTCTGAGGGCGGAAGTGGCTTATTGGTCAATGCAGGTTTCGATCTGCCCTCCTCCCTCATGTCCTTCGCGGCCTTACGAATTGCCTTAGGCCCACGGCTACACAACTCTTGCTGTGCTTCTTTCCCCAGCTTAGCCACCTGTTCAGCTGCGGATACGCTCACTTCGCCGGACTTGACAGCATCCAGCAGCTCTTGGGCACCGTCCCGCACAACCTTGCACGCAGAAGACACAGAGCGCGGACTGATACCCAGGACTTTGGCTGCCTCCTCAATAGCCATTTTTGCGGCTTCCAACTCCTGCCCGGCGGCCTTCTCCAGGTCAACAGTGATAGCGCTACTCCCGCGCAGTGAGGACAGCTCGGCAGCGATCAAAGCCCGTTGTGCCACGGTGAGCTGCCGGCGATAGAGGTTCAGAGAGAGGACATAACCCAGGGCATCATCTCCCGTGTATTCCTCTGTTCGGGGTTCGATCAGCAGATCCTTGCAAACGCGGTACCGGTTGCGCCCATCAAGGATCTTTCCTTCATGGAGAACGATCGGGGCACGCTGTCCGTTGGTATCGATATCTTCAAGCAGGGCTTCGTAGTCATCACCGATGATTAGCGGAAATAGCTGAGCGTAATCGTGAAACTCCAAATCATAGCTTTGCATAAGCAGCTTCTCGTTCCATGTTCATCTAGGAACGATAAGTCGAATATATACATAAATGACGCTTTTTCAGGTCGTTTTTGCGTCTGAATTTGCGATCATTTTGTTGGCCTGTCGTCGATATTCACGCAAAAAAAACCCTGCCGTTTAAGCAGGGGTTGTGATCTACAGAAGCCCAGGACAATAAATCTAAATCAATATTAAATCTTCTCTTGAAGTTGGCTTATTAATTCCTCGAGAGCTTCTTGATCTGGTTTTGTGTCAACGAATCTAAGCGACTTGTCTGAAAGGACTTCCATGACACCCCATTTCAATTCATGTAAATCCTGGCCCGGCTCCGGTGGCGTCTCCCAGTAGGGAAAGCTTCTGACTACATGAGGCGGCATCTTTGTGATCATGGCTGAATCTCGGTATTTTCTGTCAAGGCAAAGGCTGCATGCTAATCAGTGTATAAATATACAGTTCTGCACCACTACACAAAAACGGCGTCAAAAGTTCGTCATCTTTTCAGCTCGTAAACTGGTTGCAGAACGGCAACACCTATAAAAAGTTGTCTCATAGCACAGCATAAGCTAGGGCCATGTCTACAGCAAACATTAGGCCATCACTGACCATTTAAGGCGTGATAAGTTTCATTAATTTGATGCTTTTTGAGTTTTTTGACCGCCGCAAGCTCGATCCCTTCCTACAGAAGGAAAGTGGGCTGGCTGTGGTGGAAGCATAGGTTATCGCGGAGATCTATGTAGATCATTTCCCGTCCGGAGCCTGGGACAGCTCGTGGACAGCCTCCCTTGGAGCTTCTGTGCTAGGCCTGCGGCTCTCGGCCTACTCTCCGCGCGTACTCAAGCAACCAGAGTAGCGAATGAGCTGAGCGGTCAATTGCGATTCGTGCAAAGGGATGCGCTTGTGAGCTTCCTGGATATCGATTTCAAGCGCCTCGACCTCAGAGCAGGGCATCGGCCTCGGTTCATTCACACTCACTCACTGACACCTTCGGCCTTAGCCAGCCTTGCCTGCGCACCTCCCCCATCGCCGCTTCCAGCTCAGGAATCGAGGAGATGTCGCAAGACACCGTTGGTTTTTTTCCTTTGCGGTCTGTGGGCAACTGCAATATGACCTGTTCAGGATCGCTTAGAGAGACCTGGAATTTTATGCTCGGGAGCCCGCTGAAGATGATGCTCGCCTTCGTTAGGTTCAACTCAGCTGAAGCCTGCCGCACCTCACCTTCGTGCTCATACGCCAGCGAGATACGGTGTTTGGTTGAATTGCTCATAGATAACCCCTGGCGCTTGGTCTGCGCAAATTTGCGTGACGCTTAATGCTTTGTTTTGAGCCCGCGCCTCGCCGCGGATGAACCGATCTTCGCTGCTCAACATGTGAATCCGCGCGGGGCTGAACACTTCAGCCAGTGCTCTGAAATCACTGAAAACAGCTCGATACGGCTCAGGCCGAGCAAATGCTCAGGCTCAATCTTTGGCAGCTGTGCGAGAGCGGTGAATCGTGTCTGCTGTTGCACCACTCTGAGTTCTGGTTGCGCGACTGCGGTTGCCATATATCCCTATCTCGAAGTCTGAAAAACCATATTCTGTCATGGCACTTCGCCTTCGTGTTCACGTTTTCTAACCAGTTTCGCGTCTGAAATCATTCATTACAATATAATTGATAATCATTCGCTTGTGATTAGGGAGCGGTCTATGGCCTTCAAAAATTCCTCAAATTGTTCAGCCAGCCGCTTCGCGTCGACAGTTTTCTCGCATCGAAGCTCGACCTTTTTCCCATCTACGCGAACCTTGCCTATCCCACTGATTTCTTTTTCGGTGAACTTGCTCGGCGTTTTCTGCTGATCACGCGAGGCAACCTCCTTCGCTAACCACCGCAGAGCATGTTCCTGCGTCCATTGATGATCGCGCATAGAGGTAACTGCTTGCAGAAGCAACGCCGGCTCGGTACGACTGAATTCAATGAAGTCTTTTGCCCATTTCCCACCGATAAGCCCTGGATTCGTGTCGAGTATCGCTCGAACCTCCTCTGGCAGATCCATTAGGAGAAGGCATCTGCTAACTATCGAATGGTTGACCCCTACTCTGCGCGCCAGAGCACGAATCGAACTTTCTTCCCCAGCTCGCATAATCGCGGCATAGGAACGACCGCGCTCATACTCGGTTAGAGCTTCCTGTCCCTCGTTGTCGGTCAAGGCCAGGATCTTCGCCATTGCATCCGTAACGGTGCGAACATAGGCGGTGACGGTTTCTCTGCCCAGCAGCTTGTGAGCACGCCAACGACGCTCGCCGCCGATCAGCTCATACGCTCCTTCCCCTATAGGACGAACCGTCAACGGCTTTACCAGCCCAACAGAGGCGATCGAGTTCGCCAGATCCTCAATAGCAGCCTCGCTGAAGGTCAGGCGAGGCTGAAAAGGAGATACCCGAATCGACTCGACCTTTACTTCAGCGAGGACGCCGCTGTCACTTGCGGCAAGAGATTCATCGTTATGGCCTGGCGTTGGAGCTGCGACCGGGGTTGGAACTGGAGCGCTGTCCTCCTGTTCCGCCCGTTGCGCTGCGAGCATGTCTGCAACGGAAACCCTGAGATTCGGCTCAGCAATTTCCGCTGGCGGGCGAACCCCGGTGACCCAAAGAGGGGGGGTCTTTTTTTGACCTGGGTAATCCTCCGACTTGGCCATACTTCCTCCGAAACCTAGTGGTGGTGCTCCGAGCACCACTCATATTCTCAAGTTATAAGTGGTGCTCCGAGCACCACCATTTTCTAATTCGCTGAGTGGTGCTCCGAGCACCACTAAAATCTAACGGCTCTGGTGCTCCGAGCACCACCTCAAATCACTGAGCGGCCAGATCGCGTATTCGTTTCAACGCCTCACCGAAAACACTGCGCATCGAGTCAATAGTCTTGGAAGAGGCACCTTTCCAGACCAGCAGGGGAACGCCTTGATCAAGCGCTTTACCGTAATCCTCGGAGTAATAGAGTTTTTCCTCAGATACCCGACCAGGGAAAAGATCGTTCAGGACGACCAGGTTGTTGAGGATGCGTTTGCGGTTGCGGATGAACATCGTAGGGATAGCGAGCACTCCTGGAGAGCGGCGATATGCTTTCGCAAATCGAACCATCCAGTCGTTTAGCCGCATCAGCGCCCTGAATGAAAACTTATCCATCCGTACAGGGCAGAGCACAAAGTCGCTGGCAACAATGGAGTTCTTGGTGAGCCTGGAGGCGGTAGGCGCGTTGTCGAACAGAATCACATCATAAGAGGAGATATCGACACCTGGGATTTCTCCGCTACGCGCCCGCTCAAGCCACCCTGCATACCAGAAGTCCATATTGTTTTCGGCATCGAGTGCCACGGCCAGATCTTCCAGATATGCATCGGCAGGAATCAGGTGTGGCCCGTTCTCACCGAATGGCTTCTTGACGACTTCCTCGAAAGTCATCGGATCAAAGCATCTCACTCGGAGATCGGGACTCAGGAGGCTGCCAAAATGGCCGGCGACATAGCGATCGGCTGGTATTCCCATCGCCTCGAGATCTGATAGTGCGAGATCTGGATCGTAGCCAAACACGCTGGACGAATCGCCCTGAGGATCGTTATCAACGCAAAGCACCCTCAGACCTGCAAGCTGAAGGAATACAGCAAAGTTGACTGAGGTTGTCGTCTTTCCGGTACCGCCTTTCTGCACGAACGTTGAGATAACAATCTGCCGAGGCAGTCCCTTTGCGTAGCCTTTCGCTCGGCGAAGCGCAGCGATGTCAAAAATATCGCGAAGCGTATAAGCCCTTGAGGTGACAGTTCCTCGCGGAACCCGGCGAATCTCGATGCCGTTTTCGTCTTCAATATCTTTGAGGCGACGGGTGGTAAGGCCGAAGCAGTCGGCCGCGAACTGGGGGGGATAGAGGAGGGCGTCGAAGTCGGTGTAGTTGACCGTTTCTTCTTCAAACTGCTCGCTTGACTGCTGCATGACAATCCCTGCATTTGCTGAATACAGGGGGATGATAATACGTAACGCCATATTTTCAAGGCTAAATCATGGTACGGGCCTTTTTTCCGCTGCTTATCCCGAACTGATAGCTAGGTATCCTGCCGATCAGTTCGGGTTTATGGATGTTTTTGTGGTTTGAAGCGAACTGGTTTTTGTATGGAAAGAGGAGGGCTGTTCTGTGATTTAGTTAGGCGTACTGTTTTTGAGCTTGGGTGCGTGCGCGTTTGAAGTCGGCGCTGATGTAATTGACTGTGAATTGGGTATCCAGGGGATGCGATTCGACAACCACCTCGGTGGAGCCAGACAAGAATGTCACGTTCTCAAAGCCAAGGCTGGATTCATCAGTGCTGATTTGCAGCTGGCTCCTCAAGCCATTCAGAACCTCATCCAGGTGGAGCTTGTCAGCTTTTACCGTAGCGACATCCAGGACCCCTTCAGCGTTGAAGGCCAGCTGAATGTCAGTGACACCCTCGAGGTTGACCTCCCACTCTGAAAGGTTAAGTACCGGCCCGCCGGTGTAGGAAGTACCAATCTTGTCGATGATGGTGTAGTGCTGCTGGACGTCTACGATCGTCGTAACGCCTACAGCTAGGCTTACCGGCTCCGGCGCTATAGCAGCCATGCTGAGCAGATAAGCTGCGACGCCCGCGAAAGCGGCAGTATTCATTGGGTTCCTCCAGGTCGTGTTCGGTTGGGATCATTTTCTCCTCGCCGACCTGGTGGGTGTGCTGCTTTCGAACCGAATTGTCGTCGGAAAAACGGCCCTCGGATTCTGAGTCTGCTTTTGGCTCTGGATTTGGCCTTTGCTTCTCAACCTTCAGAAAATCAGCTTTCCAGTTTTAAAAGCCTTTTAATTGTTTTTCTCTTGTTGTTCTCTTGTTTTTAGAAGGCTGGAGCCCTTGTGCCACGGGGCCTCCAGAGGACTATCGACTACAAATTACGGCATTGCGACTACAGATTCCGGCTTTGCGACTATGGATTACGGCTGATGCGACTACAGATTCCGGCTGTGACGACTACAGATTCCGGCCGTTATCCACAGGCCAGATGAAGGTTCTGGGCTGCGTCTAACGACTACAGATTCCGGCTGTTGGGCTGTGCACGTAGCACGAGTTTGAGTTTTTATGGCTCTATTTCAAGCCATTTTGTGCTCTGAATTTGCCAGCCTGGCCTTTGCCTACGGCAAAAACTCCGTAAGTCCTTGTTTTTAAATGATATTTATATTTATTCGCCGTTTCTTTGACGTTTCTCGATGTTTTGCCCCACTCCTGCGTGGAATCGCCAATAAATAGTCTTTCCTGTCCTTGCCTGAGCCTATCGACTACAGATTACGGCTGCTATCGCAGCCATTTGCTCGATACGACTACAGATTACGGCTATGCCTGGACGGCCATTGCCCGTAGCAGTGCCACCCAATTCTTTGCTATCGACTACAGATTACGGCTGCGGATCGAAGGTGCCGCGCACCATCGACTACAGATTACGGCTGTTGTACGGGGTGGACAGAAGCCTATCGACTACAAATTACGGCTGCTATCTATCGACTACAGATTCATGCGACGCCGAGCCAAGTGAACAGGTGGTGATCTGCGGGGCCCGTGGTTACTGGGGTCGAGAGATTAAAAAATCCTGGGTATCGACTACAGGGGAAACTCTCTGTAGGGTTTCGTTACTAATCGTAGGGCCAGTTATGTCCAATTTACCCAAACCTACCAAGCCGGAACCTAAGCCGCTCCGGGTCACGAAATCCAATACGCTGATTACCGCATCGTACCGGCTGACTCTCAACGAGCAGCGATTGATCCTCGCGGCTATTAGCAAGCTCGATCCAAGAAGGCCCATGCCGAAAAAGGTGTCAGTGTCGGCCGTGGACTATTCGGATATCTACGGCGTCCAGCTCAGGCATGCCTATGAGCAGATGAAAGTGGCAGCTGATGAGCTATACGAGCGCGATATCAAGACCTTTGACGGGTCTGGAATGGAGCGAAAGCGGTGGGTTGATCGGGCCAAATATCTGGATGGTGAAGGTCGCGTTGAATTGTCGTTCACCATCCATGTCATGCCCTATCTCACGATGCTGTACAGCAAAGTGACCAGCTATGATCTACGGCGCGTTGCCTGCCTGGACTCAAGCCATTCGTTCCGGCTATTCGAGATGCTGATGCAGTTTCGGAAGACTGGATGGGCCTACATCGAGGTTGAAGCCTTGCGGGTCGCCCTTGGCTTGTCGGATGCCTATCAACGATTCAACAACCTTCGCCAGAGAGTCATAGATCCGGCAGTTGAGGAGCTGAAGACTAAGAGCAACCTGGATGTCAGCTACGAGTTGAGGAGGGAAGGGCGGAAGGTGATCGCAATCAAGTTCACCTTCTGTGACCTCGCACAGCTGCCGCTTAATCTGGAACTTGACCCTGAAGATCTTCCCCCGCTTCCTGAGTATGACCCTGCCGAAGAAAGCGAATGGCTGATCACGAAGCCTTTGGGTGAGTTGGCTGAAGCACAAGAAGCCGGTCTGCTGTTCGCTGTTTCGGCAGAGGAAGGAGAGCAACCAGATTAGCTTGCGTCGTCATCTGACGACCGTTTGTGCCTTTTTGAGCAGTGTCGCCGGTGCCGTTTTTTTCCGCCTAGGTATTCGAATCGTCATTTGCCGTCCTTTTGGTGCCACTTCACAAAAAACCCGCCTTTAATGGCGGGTTTTTCTTAGCCTGGTCTGGGGCGCGCAGTGCTCAGTAATTAGGCACAAGCGTGAAGAGGCTTCGCCGCCATTGGCATACATCCTCGCCTGATGCTCGGCCTGCATTTTTTAGCGCGTCGAAGACGCTCAGGGCAAATGACATTGCAGCCTGGTCGTCTTCGTGGAGGTCGACAATCACCACCGGAAACTGGTCGCCGTCATCAGCATCAGGTGTTGCTATGGCGACTGTCTGAATCCCCCAGGTGATGCCGTCATCGTAAGGTTCTACAACAAATCGCTTTAGCCGGCGAATCATGCCGTCACGAATCATCTGAATCAGATCGGTGCATACCGGCTCCGATTGGCGCTGCTGGAAAAGTTGGATGGCTGTCATAAGCTCCGGCTCCCTTGATCTGCATTCATCCTGCCAGCAGTCCCGTAAATCCCAAACGGAATTCCCCTGGCTTTGTTCGGCATCGGATTGGCGGCAAACCCTAGCATTCTTTTTTCCCTTGGTTGGGCGTGCCATTCCCCGCGGGTGGTTGCGGAAGATCAACAAGGGAGGGAGTGGCTACGCAAAATGCTGTTTGCATGCCAGAAACATCACCGTCCCAACACTCGCATTCGGCATCCCAAGCTTCTCGATCAAAGTGAAAGATTGTCCCAAGATCAACAGCCCCATCCAGGGTGGCGTATGCCCCGCTCAAAGTTCCGTTGATCAGCACCGCATAGCAATCGTCGCCGATTTGCAATGCTTTCCCTGGATTGGCTTCAAGAAGACGCTGATAGGAAGCAAGGGTCTCGTCGTAAGTCATGGTTGCTGCTCTGATTCCGGGTGTGAGAAGACATTGCCACCTCTCCAGGAATACCCAAATCCTGTAGATGGCAGAGCTAGCAGCCCCCGCTTGGGTTTGTGCGTGGCTATGCAACCATGGAGGCATATCAGAACGGAGATCCAAGGGATGAACTTCACCCACGAACAGGGGCCTGCGATTAACTCGTTGGCCCGTATCGTCAAGCTTGTGGCTTTTGCTGGAACAGGGAAGACCACCACGCTTGTTGGCTATGCCAAGGCTCGGCCTCAATGCCGTCTGCTCTACCTCTGCTACAACAAAAGCGTCGAGATTGCTGCCAAGCAAAAGTTTCCGCCGAACGTGACGTGCAAAACAGCCCACGGCTTGGCTTATGCGTCGATCGGATCGAAGTACAGACACAAGCTCACGAGCAACCTGCGCCTGACCGACATCGCAAGAATTATCGGCTCACAGAACTGGGAATTGGTGCGCAGCGTGCAAGAGACGCTGAACAATTATTTGGCCAGCGCGGATGACGACATCGAGCTATGTCACTGCCCCGTCAACAAGCTCAAAACGGAGCGAATGAAGCGCGCCGCCGGAAGCATCGTAGAGGAGCCAGGCAGCTTTGGTTGCAAATGTGCGACATCCAAAACGAGGCTGCGAATATCACTCACGACGGCTATCTCAAGCTTTGGGCACTCTCGAAACCAAATCTGCGGGATCGTTACGATATTGCGCTTGGAGACGAGGCGCAGGACATCAATCCAGTGATTGCTGGTGTGCTTGCGCAGCAGGCGGCATACGGAATGGGCGTAGTCGTTTGTGGTGATGGCCATCAGATGCTGTACCGCTTCAGGGGGGCCGTAGATGCTCTCAATGCAACCTGGCTCGACAAAGCGGAAGTCCACTACCTCACTCAGTCGTTTCGGTTCGGGTCTGCCGTTGCGCACGTCGCCAACATGGTTCTCGCGTTCAAGGGTGAATCCCGCCAACTGGCTGGGCTTGGCGGCGAGACTCGTGTTTCCAAGGCACTACCTGCTGACCTTGAACATCGCACCGTACTCTGCCGGACGGTGGTTGGAGTGATCGAGACGGCGCTGGCCAATGTAGAGACTGGTGCAAAGATCTACTGGGTTGGGGGGATCGAGGGTTACAACCTCCAGGATCTTGAAGACCTACATGCGCTATCGAAGGGGTGGCGTGACCGAGTGAAGGGAAAAAACTCCTCCAGGAATATCCTGATTACGATCTCTACAAGCAGATTGCCGATGAAAGCCAAGACCCTGAGATGAACCGCTCGATCAAGA from Pseudomonas poae encodes the following:
- a CDS encoding H-NS histone — its product is MSLITEYRATEEAIKELQDRLEKLSGNEALLKEMEFEKKLRALMSEYGKSLRDIIAILDPDYRKQITHQPGKPRAQRAVKIYRNPNTGELVETKGGNHKTLKEWKQEHGADVVETWRTQ
- a CDS encoding ParB/RepB/Spo0J family partition protein — its product is MAKSEDYPGQKKTPPLWVTGVRPPAEIAEPNLRVSVADMLAAQRAEQEDSAPVPTPVAAPTPGHNDESLAASDSGVLAEVKVESIRVSPFQPRLTFSEAAIEDLANSIASVGLVKPLTVRPIGEGAYELIGGERRWRAHKLLGRETVTAYVRTVTDAMAKILALTDNEGQEALTEYERGRSYAAIMRAGEESSIRALARRVGVNHSIVSRCLLLMDLPEEVRAILDTNPGLIGGKWAKDFIEFSRTEPALLLQAVTSMRDHQWTQEHALRWLAKEVASRDQQKTPSKFTEKEISGIGKVRVDGKKVELRCEKTVDAKRLAEQFEEFLKAIDRSLITSE
- a CDS encoding ParA family protein; translation: MQQSSEQFEEETVNYTDFDALLYPPQFAADCFGLTTRRLKDIEDENGIEIRRVPRGTVTSRAYTLRDIFDIAALRRAKGYAKGLPRQIVISTFVQKGGTGKTTTSVNFAVFLQLAGLRVLCVDNDPQGDSSSVFGYDPDLALSDLEAMGIPADRYVAGHFGSLLSPDLRVRCFDPMTFEEVVKKPFGENGPHLIPADAYLEDLAVALDAENNMDFWYAGWLERARSGEIPGVDISSYDVILFDNAPTASRLTKNSIVASDFVLCPVRMDKFSFRALMRLNDWMVRFAKAYRRSPGVLAIPTMFIRNRKRILNNLVVLNDLFPGRVSEEKLYYSEDYGKALDQGVPLLVWKGASSKTIDSMRSVFGEALKRIRDLAAQ
- a CDS encoding partitioning protein; translated protein: MNTAAFAGVAAYLLSMAAIAPEPVSLAVGVTTIVDVQQHYTIIDKIGTSYTGGPVLNLSEWEVNLEGVTDIQLAFNAEGVLDVATVKADKLHLDEVLNGLRSQLQISTDESSLGFENVTFLSGSTEVVVESHPLDTQFTVNYISADFKRARTQAQKQYA
- a CDS encoding RepB family plasmid replication initiator protein, with the protein product MSNLPKPTKPEPKPLRVTKSNTLITASYRLTLNEQRLILAAISKLDPRRPMPKKVSVSAVDYSDIYGVQLRHAYEQMKVAADELYERDIKTFDGSGMERKRWVDRAKYLDGEGRVELSFTIHVMPYLTMLYSKVTSYDLRRVACLDSSHSFRLFEMLMQFRKTGWAYIEVEALRVALGLSDAYQRFNNLRQRVIDPAVEELKTKSNLDVSYELRREGRKVIAIKFTFCDLAQLPLNLELDPEDLPPLPEYDPAEESEWLITKPLGELAEAQEAGLLFAVSAEEGEQPD